A window from Pseudomonas alloputida encodes these proteins:
- a CDS encoding alkaline phosphatase family protein produces MRLASLLLLLFLALQPGCDPARHPSRPKTLLIGLDGVQLQQYLQLGDATNLKQRLHYGKAYAGGINGKASEQPTLSGPGWITLLTGVWSDKHGVESDDDSQRINPAFPSLFKRLRLAYPNAYLSSIVNWSPINTAFLLEDAHGADVRESGLPDEQVIERTLQILGDTPADFTFIQLDEPDQIGHHRGYGERYAQALRKADSEIGRLLDKVDQRRRMFPQEDWLVLVSTNHGRDYWGKGHGGASEQEKSIFIASNKPLNQELTELSIPVEMPGPGGLYGLPAQTSVAPTVLRHMGLKLQPEWLLDGTPLLGDTGVRKARADENKGRLRWNSNAKGYLTIIKNGHVVAQVAARDEQWTDPEGMDKQNDYALVLDGTPAAVRNRPAAKPFVIEDRRY; encoded by the coding sequence ATGCGACTGGCAAGTTTGCTGTTATTGCTGTTCCTGGCCCTGCAGCCGGGCTGTGACCCGGCCCGGCACCCGAGCCGCCCTAAAACCTTGCTCATCGGCCTTGACGGCGTGCAATTGCAGCAGTACCTGCAATTGGGCGATGCGACCAACCTGAAACAGCGGCTGCACTACGGCAAGGCTTACGCCGGGGGGATCAATGGTAAAGCCAGCGAGCAACCCACCTTGAGCGGCCCAGGCTGGATCACTTTGCTGACCGGCGTGTGGAGCGACAAGCATGGCGTTGAATCGGACGACGACTCGCAACGGATAAACCCGGCGTTTCCTAGCCTGTTCAAGCGGCTACGCCTGGCCTACCCCAATGCCTACCTCTCCAGCATCGTCAACTGGTCGCCCATCAACACGGCATTTCTGCTGGAGGACGCCCATGGCGCCGATGTACGCGAAAGTGGCTTGCCAGATGAACAGGTGATCGAACGAACGTTGCAGATCCTCGGCGACACACCCGCTGATTTCACGTTCATTCAACTGGACGAACCTGACCAGATTGGCCATCACAGGGGTTATGGTGAGCGCTATGCGCAGGCGTTGCGCAAGGCCGACAGCGAGATCGGACGGCTATTGGACAAGGTAGACCAGCGGCGTCGCATGTTCCCACAGGAAGACTGGCTGGTACTCGTCAGTACCAACCATGGCCGGGACTATTGGGGCAAAGGCCATGGCGGCGCTTCGGAGCAGGAAAAGAGCATTTTCATCGCCAGCAACAAACCGTTGAATCAGGAACTGACCGAGCTGAGCATTCCTGTGGAAATGCCTGGGCCCGGCGGTCTGTACGGGCTTCCCGCGCAGACCTCGGTAGCGCCCACGGTGCTGCGCCACATGGGCCTCAAGCTGCAGCCGGAATGGCTATTGGACGGCACGCCTTTACTGGGTGATACCGGCGTGCGCAAGGCGCGGGCAGATGAAAACAAAGGACGGCTACGCTGGAACAGTAACGCCAAGGGTTATCTGACCATTATCAAGAACGGCCATGTGGTTGCCCAGGTTGCGGCCAGAGACGAGCAATGGACCGATCCGGAGGGGATGGACAAGCAGAACGATTATGCACTGGTACTGGATGGTACACCGGCGGCAGTGCGCAACAGGCCGGCAGCCAAGCCGTTTGTAATCGAAGACCGCCGCTATTGA
- a CDS encoding FadR/GntR family transcriptional regulator yields the protein MNTELTKRSLVELAVERMRECIVLGDWQVGQRLPTEPELALQLGISRNTVREAMRVLAFSGLVEIRQGDGSYLRTAQDPLQAVHAMSRCTPEQARETRHILEAEAVGLAALRRTDADLQALRDALEGSAGHFHGDVDAYVACDLVFHQRLVDAAHNPALSELYRYFSGVVAAALQHNMATVPRCQATFDLHGQILDAIEQRDAERAKRLTRILIES from the coding sequence ATGAATACAGAGCTGACCAAGCGCTCCCTGGTGGAGTTGGCGGTAGAGCGCATGCGCGAATGCATCGTGTTGGGCGATTGGCAGGTCGGTCAGCGCCTGCCTACCGAGCCAGAGCTTGCCTTGCAGCTGGGCATCAGCCGCAACACCGTGCGTGAGGCCATGCGCGTGCTGGCGTTCAGTGGCCTGGTGGAAATTCGCCAGGGCGACGGCAGCTACCTGCGCACTGCCCAGGACCCGCTGCAGGCGGTGCACGCGATGTCCCGGTGTACGCCCGAGCAGGCCCGTGAAACCCGCCATATTCTCGAGGCGGAGGCCGTCGGGCTGGCGGCCTTGCGCCGTACCGATGCCGACCTGCAAGCGCTACGGGATGCCCTGGAAGGCAGTGCCGGGCATTTTCACGGCGATGTCGATGCCTATGTGGCCTGCGACCTGGTGTTCCACCAGCGGCTGGTCGATGCCGCCCACAACCCGGCATTAAGCGAGCTGTACCGTTACTTTTCCGGGGTCGTGGCTGCCGCTCTGCAACACAATATGGCCACCGTTCCGCGCTGCCAGGCCACGTTCGACTTGCATGGGCAGATCCTCGACGCCATCGAGCAACGTGACGCTGAACGGGCCAAGCGCCTGACCCGTATCCTCATTGAATCCTGA
- a CDS encoding CynX/NimT family MFS transporter: MAESITRNSPSNERDLDELLIDAEADDEQVQQQAVVLRRPWLLLLGLVLVALNLRPALSSMAPVLGQVSEGLGLNASQAGLLTTLPVLCLGLFAPLAPVLARRFGSERVILGILLTLALGLVVRSTFGAIGVFLGSLMAGASIGIIGVLLPGIVKRDFPQHAGTLTGVYTMALCLGAAMAAGATVPLAQHFDGSWALGLGFWVLPALLAMLVWLPQARQGHGLHKVAYRVRGLWRDPLAWQVTLYMGLQSSLAYIVFGWLPSILIGRGLTPTEAGLVLSGSVIVQLISSLSAPWLATRGKDQRLAIVVVMSGTLAGLFGCLYAPLSGLWGWAIVLGLGQGGTFALALTLIVLRSKDAHVAANLSSMAQGVGYTLASMGPFAVGLVHDLTGGWTALGWIFAVLGVGAVVFGLGAGRALHVQVTCEKV, from the coding sequence ATGGCTGAATCCATCACCCGTAATTCCCCGTCGAACGAGCGGGATCTCGATGAGCTGCTGATCGACGCTGAAGCTGACGACGAACAGGTCCAGCAGCAGGCTGTGGTGTTGCGGCGGCCCTGGCTGTTGCTGCTGGGCCTGGTGCTGGTGGCCTTGAACCTGCGCCCGGCATTGTCGAGCATGGCGCCGGTGCTGGGCCAAGTATCTGAAGGCTTGGGGCTGAATGCTTCGCAGGCTGGCTTGCTGACCACCTTGCCGGTGCTCTGCCTGGGCCTGTTTGCTCCCTTGGCGCCGGTGCTGGCGCGGCGCTTTGGCAGCGAGCGGGTGATTCTTGGCATCCTCCTCACCCTGGCACTTGGCCTCGTGGTACGAAGTACCTTTGGGGCAATCGGGGTGTTCCTCGGCAGCCTGATGGCGGGGGCCAGCATCGGCATTATCGGCGTATTGTTACCCGGTATCGTCAAGCGCGACTTTCCACAGCACGCTGGCACGCTGACCGGTGTATACACCATGGCGTTATGCCTGGGCGCGGCCATGGCCGCAGGTGCCACCGTACCTTTGGCCCAGCATTTCGACGGCAGCTGGGCACTGGGGTTGGGCTTCTGGGTGCTGCCGGCTTTGCTGGCCATGCTGGTGTGGCTGCCACAGGCCCGTCAGGGGCATGGGCTGCACAAGGTGGCCTATCGCGTGCGAGGCTTGTGGCGTGACCCACTGGCCTGGCAGGTGACCCTGTATATGGGCCTGCAGTCATCACTGGCTTACATCGTGTTCGGTTGGTTGCCATCGATCCTGATCGGCCGCGGCCTCACCCCTACCGAGGCAGGTTTGGTGCTGTCAGGGTCGGTAATCGTGCAGTTGATCAGTTCGCTCAGCGCCCCCTGGCTGGCCACCCGCGGCAAGGACCAGCGGCTGGCAATCGTGGTGGTCATGTCGGGCACGCTGGCGGGGCTGTTCGGTTGCCTGTATGCGCCACTTTCCGGGTTGTGGGGGTGGGCCATTGTGCTGGGCCTGGGGCAGGGCGGTACCTTTGCCCTGGCGCTGACCTTGATCGTGCTGCGCTCGAAGGACGCCCACGTGGCGGCGAACTTGTCGAGCATGGCCCAAGGGGTGGGTTATACCCTGGCCTCGATGGGGCCTTTTGCGGTGGGGCTGGTGCATGACCTGACCGGCGGCTGGACGGCACTGGGTTGGATTTTTGCGGTGCTGGGCGTTGGCGCCGTGGTGTTCGGGCTGGGTGCCGGGCGGGCGCTGCATGTGCAGGTGACCTGCGAAAAAGTCTGA
- a CDS encoding nuclear transport factor 2 family protein, whose protein sequence is MSDANRALITRFYQAFQRLDADAMLACYSDDIVFSDPVFGTLRGKDAGDMWRMLTTRAKNFTLTFDSIRADEHSGSAHWVATYLFSQTGRVVVNDIQARFVIRDGLICQHDDTFDLWRWSRQALGVPGMLLGWSPLMQNKVRLQAFKGLRAFQQAQGE, encoded by the coding sequence ATGAGTGATGCCAACCGCGCCCTGATCACCCGTTTCTACCAGGCTTTCCAGCGCCTGGATGCCGACGCCATGCTGGCCTGCTACAGCGACGATATCGTTTTCAGCGACCCGGTGTTCGGCACCCTGCGCGGCAAGGACGCAGGCGATATGTGGCGGATGCTCACCACCCGCGCCAAGAACTTCACCCTGACATTCGACAGCATTCGCGCAGATGAGCACAGTGGCAGCGCGCACTGGGTGGCTACCTACCTGTTCAGCCAGACCGGCCGTGTTGTGGTCAACGATATCCAGGCACGCTTTGTCATTCGTGATGGGCTGATTTGCCAGCATGACGACACCTTTGACCTGTGGCGCTGGTCGCGGCAAGCGTTGGGTGTTCCTGGAATGCTGCTGGGGTGGTCGCCGCTGATGCAGAACAAGGTCCGCCTGCAGGCATTCAAGGGGTTGCGCGCATTCCAGCAGGCCCAGGGTGAGTGA
- a CDS encoding GIY-YIG nuclease family protein encodes MSEVVEPAMGKPWFVYLVRAANGSLYCGISDDPQRRFAAHQKGQGARYFKTSPAQALVYVEQWPDKSAALRQERLVKRLRKSAKEALVASFGGLGEISPCGASADPPRLSAAP; translated from the coding sequence GTGAGTGAAGTCGTCGAACCTGCCATGGGTAAGCCCTGGTTTGTCTATCTGGTAAGGGCTGCCAATGGCTCGTTGTATTGCGGCATCAGCGATGACCCGCAGCGTCGGTTCGCCGCGCATCAGAAAGGGCAGGGCGCCCGCTATTTCAAGACCAGCCCGGCCCAGGCGCTGGTGTATGTGGAGCAGTGGCCGGACAAGAGCGCGGCGCTGCGCCAGGAGCGGTTGGTGAAACGGCTGCGCAAGTCGGCGAAGGAGGCACTGGTGGCCTCCTTTGGCGGCTTGGGGGAAATCAGTCCTTGCGGCGCTTCAGCTGATCCACCAAGGTTGTCGGCAGCCCCTTGA